A genomic window from Candidatus Hydrogenedentota bacterium includes:
- a CDS encoding peptidylprolyl isomerase, producing MKARFHGSLAGILVMIVAFSGCGFIADKDQIRVAKFKNRYITRGELAKVIRDMPDEDRIIKNRGDMLRILSNYIDEQIKIPLGQEVEELYKSRGQTLLPRSAAMQQYFQKHEEDNYAAMYMAQDPALFGMSKEQLDMAKEQMDNEIDELHEKLLGDAAVGYKAVEALKSGALTVTDAEYEQEYRLRKGEFKKLEWVKFLAIRFPAEQPGAGKDAAAVRKRIDAGESFDAIVEEFKAKDPASILESEIENNPNLTRFATFWLEVSGREAGEIVGPVFLPDYQVIGKTDAAGKQSLQQMPAVYMVLKVLDHRPEEPMSLEEAKPQLAPAILIGKMMAELRKQNGVEIYEKKLPDPAMFGERADKPF from the coding sequence ATGAAAGCACGTTTTCACGGGTCTCTCGCGGGGATCCTTGTCATGATCGTCGCCTTTTCCGGTTGCGGTTTCATCGCCGACAAGGACCAGATCCGCGTCGCGAAGTTCAAGAACCGTTACATCACCCGCGGCGAACTGGCCAAAGTCATCCGCGACATGCCCGACGAGGATCGCATCATCAAGAATCGCGGCGACATGCTCCGCATTCTCTCCAACTATATTGATGAACAAATCAAGATTCCGCTGGGCCAGGAGGTCGAGGAACTGTACAAAAGCCGAGGGCAAACCCTGTTGCCCCGATCGGCCGCCATGCAGCAGTATTTCCAGAAACATGAGGAGGATAATTACGCGGCCATGTACATGGCGCAGGATCCCGCCCTGTTCGGCATGTCCAAGGAACAACTGGATATGGCGAAAGAGCAGATGGACAACGAAATTGACGAGTTGCACGAAAAACTACTGGGCGATGCCGCCGTGGGATACAAGGCCGTTGAAGCCCTCAAATCCGGGGCGCTGACGGTCACGGACGCCGAATATGAACAGGAATACCGCCTGCGCAAGGGCGAGTTCAAGAAACTCGAATGGGTCAAATTTCTGGCCATTCGGTTCCCGGCCGAACAACCCGGCGCCGGAAAGGATGCGGCCGCCGTCCGAAAACGGATTGATGCGGGCGAATCGTTCGATGCGATCGTCGAGGAGTTCAAGGCCAAGGATCCTGCGTCCATTCTCGAATCCGAAATTGAAAACAACCCGAATCTGACGCGATTTGCCACATTCTGGCTTGAAGTGTCGGGACGTGAGGCCGGCGAAATTGTCGGGCCGGTCTTTCTGCCCGACTACCAGGTCATCGGCAAGACGGATGCCGCCGGCAAACAGTCGCTTCAACAGATGCCCGCCGTCTACATGGTATTGAAAGTGCTTGATCACCGCCCGGAAGAGCCAATGTCCCTGGAAGAGGCAAAACCGCAACTGGCGCCGGCGATTCTCATCGGCAAGATGATGGCCGAACTGCGCAAGCAGAACGGCGTGGAAATCTACGAAAAGAAACTGCCTGATCCCGCCATGTTCGGCGAACGGGCCGACAAGCCGTTCTGA
- a CDS encoding phosphoribosylformylglycinamidine synthase subunit PurQ, translating into MATALEVVNVTVQALVLTGFGINCDAETENALARAGAKTQRVHLNDLIARPDMLDSRHILAIPGGFSFGDDVASGKILANRLRYKLGAPIKRFIADGKLAIGICNGFQVMVKMGILPLFDGEFVQETTLTNNDSGRFENRWVCLATDAATKCVWLRGIDRLELPVRHGEGKFIPRDDAVLERLRANGMVALRYCTADGAPARGVFPANPNGAIDDIAGICDPSGRIFGLMPHPEAYVERTHHPRWTREVLPEEGAGLQVFRNAVEYARTHLAMSA; encoded by the coding sequence GTGGCAACGGCCCTTGAGGTGGTGAACGTGACCGTACAAGCGCTTGTTCTGACGGGTTTTGGCATCAACTGCGACGCGGAAACCGAAAACGCGCTCGCGCGGGCGGGCGCGAAAACGCAACGGGTCCATCTGAATGATTTGATCGCGCGGCCCGACATGCTGGACAGCCGGCATATCTTGGCGATACCCGGCGGATTTTCCTTCGGCGACGACGTGGCGTCCGGCAAGATCTTGGCGAACCGCCTGCGTTACAAACTCGGCGCGCCGATCAAGCGGTTCATCGCGGACGGCAAATTGGCGATTGGTATCTGCAACGGATTTCAGGTCATGGTGAAGATGGGCATTTTACCGTTGTTCGACGGCGAGTTCGTCCAGGAAACCACGCTGACCAACAACGATTCGGGACGTTTCGAGAACCGCTGGGTCTGTCTCGCAACGGATGCCGCGACGAAATGCGTCTGGCTGCGCGGCATCGATCGCCTTGAACTACCCGTCCGGCACGGTGAAGGCAAATTTATTCCGCGCGATGACGCCGTCCTCGAACGGCTCAGGGCGAACGGCATGGTCGCGTTGCGATATTGCACGGCGGACGGCGCGCCGGCCCGCGGGGTGTTTCCGGCAAATCCGAATGGCGCGATAGACGATATCGCCGGGATTTGCGATCCGTCGGGCCGCATCTTCGGCCTGATGCCGCACCCGGAAGCCTATGTCGAACGGACCCATCATCCGCGATGGACGCGCGAGGTCCTGCCGGAGGAAGGCGCTGGATTGCAAGTCTTCCGCAATGCCGTCGAATATGCCCGCACGCACCTTGCCATGAGCGCCTGA